CTGGGCGTCGGCGGCGGGTCTGGCCCTGACCCGTACGCTCGGCCCCGGCGAATCGAGCAGCCTCTGCGTCCAGACGACGATGAACGTCGCGTCGGAATCCGGAATCGCCAGCGGGTCGGCGGTCGACCTGGCGATAACGACGACGGCGAGCGCCGGCACCTGGTCGAGCACTGCGACCGGTGGAGCCACACAGTCCTTCGTCGACGACCTCGCTCCGTCCGCACCGTCGAATCTGACGGCGAGCACCGCTGCGGGCTCCGCCGGTGCGGTGGAACTGTCGTGGGCGGCCGCGGCAGACAACGTGGGCGTGGTCGGCTACGACGTGTACCGCAACGGCACGGCCGCACCGATCGGGTCCACCTCCTCGACGACGTTCACCGACGACGGTTCGACCACCGACACGGAACACACCTACTCGGTGGTGGCGCGGGATGCGGTGGGCCTGACCTCGCCGGCAGCCACTGTCGTGCTCGAGCCGGCCGCCGCCGGCTCTGCGCCCTCCTCCCCCTCGCCGGACCCGGTGACGCCATGAAACACGCGAAGACGAAGTCCCTGCTCGAGTACCTCGGCATCGGGCTGAGTGCAGGGCTCCTGGGCCTCGTCATCCTGGTCGCACTCGCCGCCATCGTGGTACCGAAGGTCGCCGGGGCGACGCCCGCGACCATCCTGACCAGCTCGATGGAGCCGACGCTTCCGCCCGGCACCCTGGTCATCGTGAAGCCGGTGCCGCTACACCAGATCCGCATCGGCGACGTCATGACCTACCAGCTCCGCTCCGGCGACCCGGCCGTCGTCTCACACCGCGTGGTCGCGATCACCCGGTCCACGACCGGGGGCCTCACGTTCACCACCAAGGGAGACAACAACGCGGAGAAGGATGCCCCGGTCATCCCGGCCCAGGTCCGCGGGGTCGTCTGGTACAGCGTGCCTCTGCTGGGCTTTGTGAACAGCGCCATCGACCACGGGCAGCGCTCGTGGATCGTGCCGGCCCTGGGGGTGCTGCTCCTGCTCTACTCGGGTTACATGATCCTCCGCGCCGCACTGGCGCCCACCCCTTCGCGGCGGCGGGCGCATTCCGCTGCGGCCACCAGCGGCGATGACCCCGGACGCCCTCTCGACGCGCGACCCGAAGTGGGGACTGCCCCGGGGTCCCCGCTGTGAGAACGTCGACTCAGGACCACGCCGACGTGCTCCTGCACTTTCGAACCCGAATCGAAGGAGAACGATCATGACCTTTTCACCCGGTGCCTCTGTCGACCCCGAGGCGGCCGCTTCGCTCGCGCACGTGATGCTCGAGTCGGAGATCCAAGCGCGGATCGCAGCGGTTCGCGAGCTCGCCAAGCAGCGCAAGACGATCCACGAGGCGCTCGCCGCCTACGAAGAGGGCTGGAACGCTGCGGTGAAGGAAGGCTGGACGGTCGAGCAGCTTCAGCAGATCGGCCTCAAAGAGGCCCCGTTCGAGACGTCGGACGACGCGCGCCCCGCCGTTGAAGCCGTCGCGCCTTATGCGGCGCCGGTCGCCCTCAGCACGGACTACCGCTCGGACGCCACCCCGGCGCCGAGCTACGACACGTCGTCGTTCGGTGGCCCTGTCGCGGTCCCGTTCAACGGCTGAGCGACTCAGTACCGAACGCTCGACGCTGCTCCTGTTCCTCTGCACCCGCGCCCACGCGGGTCAGAGCTGGCCGGGGCGACCCGCCTGAGTGCCGAGATCGCCCTGAGCGGCGGCGGACCCGCTCAGGCCGCCCCCGTACCCGCGCAGGACGAAGGCGAGCAGTACGGCGACGGCCGCACCCGCGAGCGGCCCCGCGACATAGACCCAGTAGTCACGGAAATCGAGACTGGCGAGGTCCGGCCCGAAAGTGCGGGCCGGGTTCATGGAGGTGCCCGAGATGGGGCTGCCCCACAGCCCCGCCAGCGCGATATACGACCCGACGCCGACGGCGCCGATGACACCGACGTTCTGTGCGCCTGACGCTGTGCCGAGGATGACGCTCACGAGCCCGAGGGTGAGCAGAGCTTCCATCCAGAAGGCTTGGAAGGACGAGTACCCCGGCGCGGGATAGTTGGACCCGTACTTCGCCGACACCCCGATGATCGCATGCAGCAGCCATGCGGCGAACGTCGCTCCGGCCAGCTGCACGACGATGTAGGCGGGCACCCTGCGCCACGGGAAGTCACCGCGCGCTGCGAATGCCAGCGTCACGGCGGGGTTCAGATGGGCACCGGAGACCTTGCCCATGAAGAGGATGATCCCCAGCACCATCAGTCCGGGCGCCACCACCGCGGCCGTCCGGCTGATCGTGCCCGGGAACGCCTGGCTCATCATTCCGCCGCCCGCCGCGACGATCACCAGCAGGAACGTCCCGTACAGCTCGGAGAAGAGCCGGCGCCACTCCTGTCGCGGGTTCTGAAAATCCGCCATCGGTGCGACCACTTCGAGCTCGAACCACCGCTCGAAACGTAGTGCGACACCCTGCCTGGCCTGCTCGTCCATTATCCTCCTCGGACTCGGCGACACCGCGGATGAGCGCACCGTTCACGACACCCGTGGTGCGTCTCGCGACGCACCATATCCCCTGCACGCGGCGCCGCGGCAGACCGCAACCTGGACCTGAGTCCGCCGGAGTGGCCCGGTGGCAGGGCGAGTCCCCGCCACCGGGTGGTCCTTCGATCAGCGGTGGCCGGCGGCGACAGTCATCGCCCCGAGCGTCAGCCAGCCGTCACGGTCGGCATCCTGCGCCTGGTTCGCGAACCGCACCGGCACGCCGCCGGGCAACGGGTTCGTCACCTGTGCGACCACGGTGTAACGGCCCGCGCCCAGTCCCCTGACGTCCACATCCTTCGTGAACCGGGCGCTGGCCCCGCTGGCGACGGTGCTCACCCTCCAGTCGGTCGCGATGGTCTTCGCGATCGTTCCCTTCTTGTCCACGAGCGCAAGAGTGAGTGGCCAGTCGTAGTAGAAGGGGGCGACGCCGCGGTTGGCGATCGTCAGACCAACCGTCGCGTGGCCGCCGGTCGCCGCCGCCGGTAGGAAGGCGGACGTGACGCGGAAGGAGTAGCCGAGTGACTGCGCGGCCTTCAGCGCCGCCGGCTTGTCCGCCGCCGAGTAGCCGGTCTGGAACGCGTAGTGGTCGATCAGCCAGCTGGAATGAGTCTGGGTGACGCTTCCGGGGAAGTCGTTGTCGCCGCCGTCCTCCAGCACCGGGCACCCGGCCGCGCTGAAGATGCACCCCTGCAACTCGGGCCGCAGCTCGCCGGC
This region of Leifsonia sp. fls2-241-R2A-40a genomic DNA includes:
- a CDS encoding signal peptidase I, translating into MKHAKTKSLLEYLGIGLSAGLLGLVILVALAAIVVPKVAGATPATILTSSMEPTLPPGTLVIVKPVPLHQIRIGDVMTYQLRSGDPAVVSHRVVAITRSTTGGLTFTTKGDNNAEKDAPVIPAQVRGVVWYSVPLLGFVNSAIDHGQRSWIVPALGVLLLLYSGYMILRAALAPTPSRRRAHSAAATSGDDPGRPLDARPEVGTAPGSPL
- a CDS encoding aquaporin yields the protein MDEQARQGVALRFERWFELEVVAPMADFQNPRQEWRRLFSELYGTFLLVIVAAGGGMMSQAFPGTISRTAAVVAPGLMVLGIILFMGKVSGAHLNPAVTLAFAARGDFPWRRVPAYIVVQLAGATFAAWLLHAIIGVSAKYGSNYPAPGYSSFQAFWMEALLTLGLVSVILGTASGAQNVGVIGAVGVGSYIALAGLWGSPISGTSMNPARTFGPDLASLDFRDYWVYVAGPLAGAAVAVLLAFVLRGYGGGLSGSAAAQGDLGTQAGRPGQL